One Proteiniborus sp. DW1 DNA segment encodes these proteins:
- the ytvI gene encoding sporulation integral membrane protein YtvI: MFDQAFLTRLKKSAIFFAIFTAIYILFFLTLPYTIPFVLAFILALLIRPINLFIQKKLKLPNVISSLITTILIFALLIVVVTALIYKITNEAILLVGKIPSMDVILDYIKHFLYEAEIIFVQLDASIVEKVYQYLSSMATSALNLTIKLLNSVLSFVLKLPSVLMLGFITLLATFLFSKDMSLFNRNFYSIFSNDGKERMEYIVKHAVGMVTGYAKAFCTVILITFIETLIGFTVLGVDYAFLLSLLASFMDVLPIVGVSIVYIPLAIFYFLTGKTFITIGLLVLLGVVTIVRQTVEPKLVSTTLDIHPIMILAAIFIGLKAYGFVGMIYLIALIIFYKVLTEVKAL; the protein is encoded by the coding sequence TTGATCAGGCATTTTTGACTAGGCTTAAGAAATCTGCTATATTCTTTGCTATATTTACAGCGATATACATATTGTTTTTCCTTACATTACCTTATACAATACCATTTGTGCTGGCTTTTATATTAGCTCTCTTAATCAGACCAATAAATTTATTCATTCAGAAAAAGCTTAAGCTTCCTAATGTAATTTCTTCATTAATTACAACTATATTAATTTTTGCGCTTTTGATAGTTGTTGTAACAGCTTTAATTTATAAAATTACAAATGAGGCCATCTTACTTGTCGGAAAAATTCCTAGCATGGATGTTATTCTAGATTATATTAAGCACTTTTTATATGAAGCTGAAATTATTTTCGTACAGCTTGATGCATCTATAGTGGAAAAAGTTTATCAGTATTTAAGCTCCATGGCCACTAGTGCATTAAATCTAACAATAAAGCTACTGAACTCAGTATTATCTTTTGTACTAAAGCTACCATCGGTTCTAATGCTCGGTTTTATTACTCTTTTAGCTACTTTTCTATTTTCAAAAGATATGAGCCTGTTCAATAGAAATTTCTACTCTATCTTTTCAAATGATGGAAAGGAAAGAATGGAGTATATTGTGAAGCATGCTGTTGGAATGGTTACGGGATATGCTAAAGCCTTTTGCACTGTAATTCTAATCACATTTATTGAGACCTTAATAGGCTTTACTGTACTAGGAGTTGATTATGCCTTTCTCCTAAGCTTGTTAGCTTCATTCATGGATGTGTTACCGATTGTAGGAGTAAGCATAGTTTATATTCCATTAGCCATATTTTATTTTCTTACAGGTAAAACTTTTATAACTATTGGTTTATTAGTCTTATTAGGGGTAGTTACTATAGTTCGTCAAACAGTAGAACCAAAGCTTGTATCTACGACACTAGATATACACCCAATAATGATACTAGCAGCTATATTTATAGGGCTTAAGGCTTATGGTTTTGTTGGAATGATTTATCTCATAGCATTAATTATTTTCTATAAGGTTTTAACAGAAGTAAAGGCATTATAA